The Apodemus sylvaticus chromosome 4, mApoSyl1.1, whole genome shotgun sequence nucleotide sequence AGAAGTCTATCAGAGCAGGTGTAAATGGAGTAGAGGGCAGAACAGATCCAGGAGAAGGCGGCTGGGGTGGGTGGGCGCCTGATAAACGGCATTTGAGGCTGTCTCCGTACCTCATCTCCCATGTTCTGGATCTCCCAATAGGCTTAGGGGCCATAGGCTGGGGGACCTCGCCTCACATCCGCTGTGCCAGTCTCCTGTTGGTACCCAAGATGCTGGGCAAAGAAGGCAGACTCTTTGTCATGGGGTATGCTTTGGCTGCCATCTGCAAAGGTGAGGAGTGGCTGCCCCGAAGTGCCAGTTGGCGATGCCAAAGCAGTGACCTTGTGTAGACCATCGGGGGGGGGGGTAGTGTtgctgaaagaagaaagaaagtgtgtgtatgtgtgtgtgtgtgttccaactTGCTGCATTTCTCAGAGAGTGTCTTTCCACATTTTGGCCTCCTTAATTTATGGGGCTGAAACGACAAGGATTGCAGGAGATCATAGACTTGCCAAGTTCATCATACGCAGCCTAGGCTGGCCCACGGTTTAGGATGTGATCTGCATGCAGGGAAGGTGCTGGGGTGGCTCTAAGAGGAGACTGACTCTGCAGGAAGCTGACCTACTGGGCCTCTTCTGCTAGGGCCGGTGGCCAATCTACGGTCCAACATCAACGAGGTGATAGCATCCCTGGGCTGCACCGTGGAGCTCCAGATCAACAACACCCGAGCCGTCTGGCGTATCTCCACGGCCCCTTTGCGGGCAGTGTTCAAGGACATGCTGGTCAGGACGATGTACAGTCCCTGTCCCCAGGACTGAGTTGGGATGGTCTGGGAACGTAACCCTGGATGTATGGTCTCCTAGTGGGGATGCTCCCAGTATATTTTGTACCGCTATCCCCAAACTGATcctggggttaaaaaaaaaaaaaaaacaggaggtcAACGTACCACGGGGACATACAGACCTGCATATTTCCAGATACCCACATGGGCAGGACTTGCTCAGTTCTGCCACTGAACTAGAATGTAGGGAAATTGGGAATATTGACTTCCGAAGCCCAAAGGATCAGAGAATGGAGTATTTGGGGCTAtcagctggggtgtgtgtgtgtgtgtgtgtgtgctgggatgtTGGAGAGATGAGGATTGGGCCAGGGGAGGCCATGGGGAGATGAGAGATTAGCAATGAAAGGCAACGTTCACAGTTATGGGAGCCACTGAGcaagaaggatggaggaagagagaggcccGCGGAAAAGCTGAGGGTCTGAGGGGAGTGGAAAGGCTCTTGAGTGTGCGAGCTGTGGGGACCTGGTGGGAGGCTTTGTCTCAGGCCTAGATCCCTGCAGGTGTGGGTAAGAGCATTGCCAGAAGACAAATTGGGAAACAGAGTCTGCAgtcccctctctctgttccctcccACCTTCCTAACCCCAGGGCAGCAAAGATTCATTGAAAACAGAGATTCAGAACATCTCTACCTCCTTTGAGGACCTGGATAACCAGGTGAAGACTGACATTGGCTACTCATTTGAagacagggacacagacacagcCCCGGGCACAGGGGCTCTAGGAGCCTCCCGAGCCCGACCCAACCGGTCCACACAGACAGAGTATgagatgaagaccaagctacGCTGCACCCGTGAGGAGTGTTcctgagtggggtgggggtggggcagacatTGGGGCCAGGCTGTAGGTCAAAGCATGGGGACCCCAGACACCTCTGTCTTTTTGCCGTAGATATAGTAAATAAGGCCATACACAGCTGCTACCGCTGGTTTAATAAAAAGCATCGGCAATGCACACGAAGCGTCCGGGCCCCACTCATAAACAACCTACTGTGCCTGCCAATGAAGTTCAAGTTCCTCTGTAGAATTGCCAAGGGTCAGTGGCAAGACGGCGGGCAAGGGTCCCCTGGGTTGACGACGAATCCTTGGGACCACCATAGGTATAAGGCAGGAGGAGCGCAGGCAGGTATAGAGGGCGggtgctgtgggctgtgggcaCGAGTTCACCCCAACTGATGGCTCTGTGGAGAAGATGGGTTCCGGCTAAGTTCTGCATCCCAGCTCCACTGGAAAGTCCAGGATAATAATAGTTCTCATCCCCGTAAGGGTTTTGAAACTTAATGGGCTGATGCATGCCAAGTCCTAACAGAAGTGGTACCCAGAGGAACTGCTCTAGAAACGCTGGATACCATGATTAGTATTTGGTATGGTTAAGGACAGATGTAAAAATGGCAGTGAAGTGTCAGGCCATGTTGCTGGGAGAACCCAGGGTTAGGAGGGAGGAGTGGGTGCCCTGGAAAGTTGAGGGCATAAACTCCTAGATGAAGAGGCTCAAAGGAGGGCAGGCAGGCCTGAGAAGCTGCCTGGAGGAAGAGGCCCTGACTTGGCCCACTGTCCACCAGTGATGGAGGTCTGGTGTTTCAAACGCATCCCTGTGGAAGGCAACTTTGGGCAAACCTATGATTCAGTCAACCAATCTATTCACGGTCTGTCTGGAGAATTTTCAGCTCATATTGACATTAAGGTAGGAGGCTCAGgtgtggaggagggagagatgcaGGTAGGgagcaggaggggaaggggagcacCAGGCCAGGATCAAGGCAGGAAGCCGGACAagagagaggccagggaagaggTATCTGAGTgtggagcaggagagagagatgaCTAACCTGACCGGTCGTGTGGCCTGAGGAACGTACACGTCTGGCTTGGGGACGGATGGATAGCCAGGCATGAGATGGTGTCAACTAATGTGGGTGCAGGGAAGCAAGACTGTCACGGAGACTGGTGAGCATGTGAAGGGGCAGCTCCTGGGAGCAGCGAGGACTTAAGTAGAGTGCCAGTGAAAATGTGTCAGCAAGAGGCTGGTGGGCTGTGGCAACAATGTAGCAGACTGTTTGCTGCGTGTGCTCCCCCTCTCCGCAGGAAGAGAATCAGTCGTCAGTGGTGGGTTCCAACATGAACTGGGAGCACGTGAGCGTCGAGGTGCGGGACTACGTTCGCCAGCAGGAGGCCCGTCTGCACTGGGCTGTGGGGCTGCTGCACCTGCTCCTGTCCTGCACCTTCCTGCTGGTCTTCCATTCGTGAGTCACCAGCCCCACCTGCTGCCCCTTCCTCCACCTGGGGTGAGAGGCCTGGTATGAGACACAGGACCGACACCCCTAATTTGGAATCTGACTCTGATTCGCCTGTTTTCACAGCTAATGGGGCATGTGGACATTGTGTAAGAAGAGCTATTACCCATGTTCCTACTGTCTTTATAAAAGCGACCATCTTCATTCATCTGCCTCCAGCTGGCACCCATCTAACACTGgctttaccacacacacacacacacacacacacacacacacacagttagctTTGACTGTAGACTTTTCCCCCCTTGCCCTTCATATTCCCCTTGGCTCTGACTTGGTGTGCCATTTTTATCTCCCAGTCTTGCTTTTATTCTCTCCTGCCTGCCGCGTTGGCAGCTCCCTTCCTTCCATTTAGAACAAAGTCCATAACCCCACCCAGCCTGGTGTCCACCCCGGGCTGCCCTGGCCCCGCCAGGCTCAGGTCCTCCCACTGACTCCTAGACCACCgtctcctcttttcctccacCCTCCAGTGCCTGGGCTGGGCAAGTGACGGACGAGGGCAGCCCTAGGGACCCTGGCGGTCTGTCCCTGTTCTTCAGGCTAGAGTGGCTCTGAGTGAGTTACCAGGTGGCCAGGGCCCTGTGGGAGGACAAAGGTGGACAAAGCACATTGCTACCCTGGAGACACTCCTTGCCTAGTTGAGACGGTGAAAAAGACACTCAGGCCTGGGGGcggggcgcacgcctgtaatcccagcacttgggaggcagaggcaggtggatttctgagttcgaggccagcctagtctacagagtgagttccagggcagccagggctacacggagaaaccctgtcttgaaaaaccaaaaaaaagaaacaaacaaaaagacacaaaacaCAGACGACCCAAGGGCCACAGCATGGACTGGCTGTGGGGACAGGTGTGGGAGATATGGAGGTCCCATATGATAGCCATAGCTAAGCCCCGAAGGCTACAAGTAGGATCTGTGGTGAACAGAGGGACGGATGGGGCTCTGCGCAAGGACCTCCACGTGTGCAGGTTACAGGGCAGTGGCTGTGTGGAGGCCTGAACTGAGGGTGGCGAGTCTAGAAGAGTCTGGAACACTGGGCAGGAAGGCCCAGAACAGGAAGGTGACCACAAGATGgatgaggatgggggtggggccgCGGGGGCAGAGGCCAGGCTAGGTCAGAGATTAGGGAGTGAGAAGAGAGTGAGGCAGGGCAGGAAGATAGCCCAAAATGGAAGGAAGTGGAAAGACGCGGCTGTTCTGAAAGCCAAGCTTGGAGAGGGAAGGGCGAGTCTAGAGTCCCTGCCAGGCTTTCAACCTGGGTGAGATCACTCAGAAACAGGACAGAGCTGGGGGAAGGGATGTCgccagcacaaaaaaaaaaaaaaaaaaaaaaaaaaaaaaaaaaaaaaaacactgcagtCTCAGGTCTTTCCACAAGGGGGCGCCTCAGTTTACCTTTGCATTTTCCAAAGACTGCCAGTGGCATTGTTCTTCATTAGTGGGATTTATGTTTCATATTTTGCAGTTTAACATATTTctgcaattttaacatgttttcacAATTAGAATTTTTTCTTAGGAAGCAAGTATTTTTGGGGACTTTGGTAGTCACACAGAGAACACTCATATAtgtacacatctacacacacacatatatacacacacacacacacacagctcaaggGAAGCCAGGAAGGGCAGGGTGCACTGGAAAGAGGAGGGGTCTGGGTATGAGTGTTGTCTGAGGTGTGCAGCAGGCAAAGCCGGGGGCATGGTGGAGAGCTCCTTCAGCTCCGGCACTCAACCGGCACTcaaggggcagagacaggcagatgtctTTAAGTTCAAGGCAAGCCAGGGCTATGCTGTGAGATCTTCTCTcaaaaataaaccaaccaaccaaccaaccaaccaaccaaccgaataaataaaattaatatgggAGCCATGGTCCTGAGTAATTCCTGCAATCCAGAGAGTTTTCTGATTCCACGCATCTATTTCATTCTTCCTGCAAGACAAACTGCCCCTAACTCACAGACCGTCCACgccctcccctcacccccctaccccccacccccgtcggGTCTCAGCAATCGCATAGGTAGATGTCTACCACACAACTGGAAGACCGGGTGCAGCCTGCCTCCTCCATCCCCGGCTCACCTGGCCCAGGCTTCACACAGGGGTACTCGGGGAAGGCAGGTTGATCTGATGACCCCGTGTCTAGCGGACGTCTGTGGTTGGGTGTGGATGGGGACAGCCCTGCCTTTCCCTCACAGAGCCTTCTCCTACATGGATAACTACAACTGGGACATCCGCTTTGACAACATCTACATCAGCACCTACTTCTATCAGATCGATGAACGCAGGAAGAAGCTGGTGAGAGAACTCAGCCCTGCCAGAGGACGCCTTACTGCGCCCTGGGTGGAGAATGAGGGCCCTTAGTATTTTTATCTCTAACGatatttaaaggtttttttttgtatGGGTAGCTGCCTGCTTGTCTGTGCCATGTGCATGTATGTCATGCCCTCGGAGACGAGCAGTGGAGGTGTAACCCCCACAACAGGAGTTAAGTTACAGGCACTTTCAAGCtacctgatgtgggttctgggaactgaacctgggacctttgaaagagcagcaagccctCTTAACTTTTTTCAGGGAAAACGGAGTCTGTTGCCACTCCGAAAGGCAGAAAAGAAATCTGCTATCTTCCCCTTCAAGGCTACCATCCAGGCCTCGGAAATGCGCAATGTGGTGAGACTGAGGCGGGCctgggcctgggggtggggggcgaagGGCAGAGCACACTGCAAGCTCCAAACCAGCGCAGAGGGTCCCGGCTCCGCCTCCCTGGGCTCCCTGCAGGTAAGGGAACTCATAGAGACCCTgcctctcctgctgctgctgctggtgctgtgCGCGATGGACTGGGCGCTCTACTCTGTCTTTGACACCATCGGCCGCCACTCCTACCTGCAGTACTCCTTTCGCAGTGAGCCTGGGCCGGGGCCAGAGCCCAAGGGGcagcccctcctgcctcccacacctctgccttccctttccGCATCCTTTCCCTCTGTCCCCCAAGAAAAACCTTGCCCCCACAATTCCAGCTCTTACAGGAAACCCTCTCTCCACTCTGACCAGGCAGTCACAAACTAGAGATAAATGTTGAGGGAGACTCCATGCTCGCCCGACTTCTGCGAAAAACCATTGGAGCCCTGAACAGCACCTCGGATACAGAAGTGGAAACAAACAACATGCGTGAGCGATGCCGAAGGCTGGGGTCTGTGGAGTCGAGGGCTAGCCTGCGGTCGGAACGGGGCAGGGGTGAAGACTGGACTTTACCGATGCTGAAGGCTGGGGGTCTGTGGAGTCGAGGGCTAGCCTGTGATCAAAATAGGGCAGGGGTGAAGACTGGACTTATAAGCAGAGAGAAGAGGTCTGACATGCTTGAAACTGGAAAGATCAGAGCCCAGGCGAGCTTGCATCAGAGAAAAATGGTTGCCAGAGCGTTGAGGTCTTGCCTCCTCCCTGTCCAATAGACCTTTCTGTCACAATGGAATTGAAAGCAAGCAGCCtatggaggtggtgatggtggggcGGAGGGGACAGATAGCAAGTAGCTATGGTGTTTACAGAGAAGTAGTGCAAGATGGAGAAGAGGCGGGGGAGTCAAGCTGGAAGCCCACCCTGTGCCTCCTACCGGGGTAGGGAGGTCAACTTAGCGCTGCCGGCAACGGGCACCGACCAGTTGCTGACAGTCGGCCTTCTCCACAGCCTGCCTGCCCCAACCCACGAGCCTGCATGCCAGGGACTACTTTGGAGCCTCACTGCCAACCTTCCTGCTTATGTGTCTCTGCCTGGCCCAGGCCTTCGGCTACCGACTCCGGAGAGTCATCGTGGCCTTCTACTTCCCCAAGGTGAACTGACAGACAGCTCCACCCTAAGCACGCTCACGCACAACTCCCTGCCACCCGTGTCCTCCCCTGCTCCATCACTGTCACGGTTCctcttgctcccccccccccacccctcagcGAGAGAAGAAGCGAGTTCTGTTCTTCTACAATGAGTTACTGAGGAAGAGATCGGCTTTCACAAAGCTGAGGAGGGCCGCCATTGTCCGCCGGGCGCGCCAGCAGAATGCACCCGTAAGTCCCATCCACGGGGTCTGAAGTCTCTCAGAGAAGGGGCATCCTCCTCGGGATGCGTGTCCCAGGCCTATTGGAGCTTAGTAAGTCTGGCAGacgcagggcagggcagggctgtgTCTGTCTCTGAAACTCAATACTCAGCACGGTGTGAGCGAGACATGCGTGGGACTTTAGGAAGCggcagaagggagaagggagaactgACAGTCTGTCGTCAGGCAACAACGACACCATCAGAAAGAGTGCGCAGACAAGCCCAGAAAACCGGGAGGAGGCAGGTGGCCAGCGGTCAGTAGGGCTTCAGGAGGGAACATGCAGTCCTGGGAAGACAGAATGGAAGGCAGGTTTGAGGCCACATGCTCTGAAGTTGTAGGAGCCTGGGGTCCTCACCGCATCTGTTTTCCCCTTGGAAGAATGGAGAGTGCAGACAGGTCTGTGAGGCAATTCTTCAGGGCCGGGAGAGGAGTATGGTGGTCAGTTGCCAGGGAAGCCTTGGTTTGACTCCAGCTCCATCCCCGCCATTCTACGGCAGTCGTGCAGCTGTGTGGCCCTACGCAACGgcctggccttgctgtctcttttCTGTAAGACGGTGTTAACTACTTCGTTTGTTCAGTTGTTACCATGCCTGAGTTTTACCTCATTGTTGCTGGTGTGAGAACAACATTCTACATGCATGTTAGTTGCTGCGGTGTGCCGTGAGCAACATCAGCTATCTCACCGGAAAGGTGGTAACaagagcagcacacacacacacacacacacacttacacaacacactcacacatacacactcacacacacacattctcaaacACACATTCTCTCACGCGCGCAGGAAGGGCAAGCCCAGATCTGCGCTTACCTGGCAGGCAGCGGGGCCTGCAAAGTCTCAGGCAACAGCCAGGGGAGAATTCCTAGCGATGGTATGAAGGGGACATTTGGAAAGTGAGCCTCTCAGTGCAATGACAGCTAAGCCTGAGGTCTGGCTCCTGAGGGCTGACTCAGGTCTGACTTAGGAAAGTTACGCCAtctttctgagatttttttttaagacttaattAAAATGTGCACTTATTTAATGTGTGCGGGTGTTTTGCCTATACATAGGCCTGTGACCTTATGGGTGGCTGGTGTCCGGGAGGCCAGATGATCATCTGGTTCCCTGGAACtcaagttacaggcagttgttaacattatgtgggtgctgggattcaaacctgggtcctctggaagaacagtcagagttCTTAAGcaccgaaccatctctccagccacctctgGCTCCACCTGTAAGGTGTAAATGACCAGAATCTGTTtgccctcctcccctctgagCCTCATCGTCAGAACCAAATTAAGCTGCTTCATAGGCGTACGTGATAGTTGTTGTGGGTCATCCTTGGGGAGCACGCCAGGCTCCGCATTCCATCACGGAGGAAAAGGAGATTCTTTAGATTTACTTCAATATCAACCTCACCCTCCGGGGCTCTTCTGTCCACCGCAGCTTCCTCCAATATAGcactgtcaggccttgggacttcaTACATTAAGAGCCGCCAAGTGCTCCTGACAACCCTTTCTGCTCAGCCCACCTGGCATTAACAAATCCACCTCGTTTCCCAACAGCGCCACTACCTGGTGGACGCACTGTACCGCCGGTGCCCTCTCTTGCGCCGCTTGATGCGTCGGCGCTGCGTGGTGTGCCAGGCACTGGAGACACCCGAGTCCTACGTGTGCCCCACGCCGGACTGCAAGGCCCTGTACTGCCAGTCGTGCTGGGACGACATGCAACGGCATTGCCCGGTGTGCACTCCCCGCGAGGAGCTCTCTTCATCCGCCAACAGCGATAGCAACGACGACGCTGTATATGGCGAATGAAGGGATGCTGCCCTCCTTCTTGCTTAATAAAGTGTGATGCACGCTCCTGCGGCTGGTGCTTCGCAGGGATCCGGGACTAGGTGAGCCGGAAGAACCGGCCCGCACAATCCGCAGGAAGCCGGGCCACAGACCGGAGGCGGGATGGAGGGAAGGCGCGAGCCCAGTGTCTAAACCGATCCTGGTAGCTGCCGGAAAGAGGCTGCGCTGGGCGGCAGGGGCGGGGCCTCAGACGGAGAGAGGCGGGGCCTCggacggggcggggcggggcctaGTGGTGGCGCTGCACCGAGCTGGTGTCCGGCGGGGCTGTCCGTGGCTGCTCCTCCACGCGTACCCCCGCACCTGCTGTCCTCATCTGGCCCGGAGCTCCGCGGCCATGCGGCTGGCGCTGCTCTGGGCCCTGGGACTCCTGGGCGCGGGCAGCCCTCGGCCCTCCCCGCCTCTGCCAAATATAGGTGAGTTCCCCCCATAATGGGTCGAGGGGATGATTGGGAAGAGGTACAAGGAAACCCGGAGGCATTGGGGTGCTTGGTGTCTGCCGGAACCTAACCAGAGGGCAGCCTGCCTGGTCTGCTGACCAAAGCCTAGGGCCGGGTAAtttggagagggaaaggaggaggaggatggagaggaggaggaagaggaggggaaggatggCGTCCTCTGTTATCCCTGAGTTATCCCCGCAGACACTTTGAGTATCCGGTACTGAAGAGCGTGCCTGGGGCGTGGGGGGGAGAGGGCTCAGATCATGGAAAGAGTCACTTCTTAGGACTGACGTCTTCGTCTCTCTAGGGCCTAGCTGACAGTTCTACTCTATGAAGTGCCCGGACTAGGCACGGCTAGTGGGTTTTTAGTGAAAAGGATTATTTTCAGCCGTTCATTCCAGACCTGGGCGGCCAGCACCGCTCACTCGGGTGCGGTTGCCACCAGAAGTCTGGTGGAGCGGGAGGGGCCCGGAGGAGCCAGGGGAGGGAGCATTCGTCAGGAAAGAGACTGGGACACCAACTCCTCCTTGGAACTTTCACTTCCCGCTGCTGTCTTGGGCTGGGGGCCGAGAGGGTAGGCGGGGGTGGAGTGTCCGGAGAGGAGAGGGCCATTGTTGGGGGGTGCTGGCGGAGGAAGCGGAGGCTGTTGGGAACGGGTGCGCCTGACTGGGCATCAAGGCTGTTTAGGGAGGTCAGAGTGTTTGCACTGCTCACCCAGAGATGGGCGTTCCCGGCAGGCATCTCTACtgtgagggaaaaggaagggcaAGTGGGCACCAGGCCACAGGGTTCTCCTAGTCCTAAGAAAGGGCATTCCTGATTGGGTGGGGAGTGTGACTGGGAAGGGATGGGGACAAGGGAGCCCCCCTACCCCCTCCCCGCGAAAACCTTGGGATTGGCCAGAGGGAAGACAAGGAGGTGTTGCAAGCTGGATACTCTGAACGTTCTTTGGGGACTTCTGGGTGAAATCCCGAAGTTGGGAAAGAACACCCCTCCTTCCCATACCctcctttaaatcccagcacgcAGTGCAGGACTGCTTAAGTCACTGACGCTGGGAGTTGGTGGGTCTGAGGACACTAGTGACTCCAGCCTTGCTAGGGATTCCCTCAGTAATCCCTTAGGATGTTCTGGGACCCTGCAGGAGGCActgaggaagagcagccagccagCCCAGAGAGAGCGTTTAGTGGACCCTTGGAGAGCCAGGCTGTGCAGGGCGACCCCCCGATGAGCCTGGCAGAGGTGCTGCTTCAGGTGAGTCCCAGCCTGCTAAcaagattttctcttttctcatacTCCACATTATTAATCATCTTGAGGGCAAAGTCTGGCGATACAGCCAATAACAGGTCCATCTGGGTCCAGCTCCCTCCCCTCAGCCCCTGGCTACACTCAGCTCTTTCCctctgcacatatatatgtgtctgcCTCCGCCCCAGCCCCTCCATCCGTGTACAATGGGAGAGTTCTGACACCAAACCCCCTCCTTTCCACTCGTGCTGTTCTCTTTTtcagtgtgtggggggggagagaTTTGGAAAGGGCCagggaca carries:
- the Dcst1 gene encoding E3 ubiquitin-protein ligase DCST1, coding for MAFLASALHSLGIFERISRIKEFLKNRLLGTAQHQDGAGGQQRKQPHTTIQGLLLWGLPVSWNRFLWRQPGEFPKTAFLLGAGTGGLLAIGLFQLLVNPMGIYEEQKVVALYGLAGLGAIGWGTSPHIRCASLLLVPKMLGKEGRLFVMGYALAAICKGPVANLRSNINEVIASLGCTVELQINNTRAVWRISTAPLRAVFKDMLGSKDSLKTEIQNISTSFEDLDNQVKTDIGYSFEDRDTDTAPGTGALGASRARPNRSTQTEYEMKTKLRCTHIVNKAIHSCYRWFNKKHRQCTRSVRAPLINNLLCLPMKFKFLCRIAKVMEVWCFKRIPVEGNFGQTYDSVNQSIHGLSGEFSAHIDIKEENQSSVVGSNMNWEHVSVEVRDYVRQQEARLHWAVGLLHLLLSCTFLLVFHSAFSYMDNYNWDIRFDNIYISTYFYQIDERRKKLGKRSLLPLRKAEKKSAIFPFKATIQASEMRNVVRELIETLPLLLLLLVLCAMDWALYSVFDTIGRHSYLQYSFRSSHKLEINVEGDSMLARLLRKTIGALNSTSDTEVETNNMPCLPQPTSLHARDYFGASLPTFLLMCLCLAQAFGYRLRRVIVAFYFPKREKKRVLFFYNELLRKRSAFTKLRRAAIVRRARQQNAPRHYLVDALYRRCPLLRRLMRRRCVVCQALETPESYVCPTPDCKALYCQSCWDDMQRHCPVCTPREELSSSANSDSNDDAVYGE